A portion of the Acidisarcina polymorpha genome contains these proteins:
- a CDS encoding cupredoxin domain-containing protein has product MKLKFVLLSGFVVALAASLLLVHSTHAQAAPRRIEITAKRFDYTPGDITLKKGEPVVLVLKSDDVTHGLRFKDLGLNIKITKGQTTEVPFTPDKTGDFVGQCSVFCGSGHGSMKMTVHVVG; this is encoded by the coding sequence ATGAAGCTGAAGTTCGTGTTACTTTCCGGCTTTGTGGTCGCGCTGGCCGCGTCGCTGTTACTCGTTCATTCCACCCATGCTCAGGCTGCGCCTCGGCGAATTGAAATCACGGCCAAGCGGTTTGACTATACCCCGGGCGACATCACGCTGAAAAAGGGCGAGCCAGTAGTACTCGTACTGAAAAGCGACGACGTCACTCATGGATTGCGATTTAAAGACCTAGGCCTCAACATCAAGATCACGAAAGGCCAAACTACCGAAGTGCCATTCACACCGGATAAGACCGGCGATTTTGTCGGTCAATGCTCCGTCTTTTGCGGCTCCGGTCATGGCTCCATGAAGATGACCGTGCACGTTGTGGGATAA
- a CDS encoding c-type cytochrome encodes MRRFLVLPLGAALLLSLSGGCKADPPGRLETSIVTTAKRDIFVQDKSEKNPLKSDSATIADGKEAFSHYCAACHGFDGQNTGVPFADRMSPPVPLLSSRNVQAYTDGQLKWVIDYGIKPSGMPGSKNILSDDEIWSIVVYLRHLPPAGSLGEPEMYSR; translated from the coding sequence ATGCGCCGATTCTTAGTCCTTCCGCTCGGCGCGGCCCTCCTACTCAGCCTGTCTGGCGGCTGCAAAGCAGACCCGCCGGGCAGGCTGGAGACTTCGATCGTGACCACCGCAAAGAGAGACATCTTCGTGCAGGATAAGTCAGAAAAGAACCCCCTCAAGTCCGATTCCGCCACCATCGCGGACGGTAAGGAGGCGTTTTCGCACTACTGCGCGGCCTGCCATGGGTTCGACGGCCAAAATACCGGAGTGCCCTTCGCCGACCGAATGTCCCCACCCGTTCCACTGTTGTCCAGCAGAAACGTGCAGGCTTATACCGACGGGCAACTCAAATGGGTCATCGACTATGGCATTAAACCTTCAGGGATGCCGGGATCTAAGAATATTTTGAGCGACGACGAGATTTGGTCGATCGTAGTTTACCTGCGCCACTTACCCCCTGCCGGCAGCTTAGGGGAACCAGAAATGTATTCGCGCTAA
- a CDS encoding SLBB domain-containing protein has protein sequence MIVLRTSISSWLSRAAWLALPMAFAVFLHSFANAQQSSADSASPASSSSPLSPLAGMSGQSSSADSTGTSGSGTTLSSGASQSADPTAASGLSTTENPSTNTSFANGGTSLANGAPAPLTADQIFAVLQEEPDTIVELKSLVSDLAQQQGTPIQPDSITDEMLYSKIASSPELRANITTFLRARGYVTDNDLQSFAAGSDGNDAFSFQVPQTPDQQFAGGSLPLNVLPEAISGVPSQASRAGTTQSNLARPVTSARTNPPREPQVLHRPTPYNLLSLRDLYTQLPEQNGQLKRFGSEVFLRRSGYSSNQIAPNARETPLDVPAGPAYVIGPGDSLTITLWGGISQTVTRVIDREGKLALPEAGVVQVAGLSLEHAQAVIADTLKRQFRDAQVAVTVARLRSIRIFVVGDVQRPGAYDISSLSTPLNALYAAGGPTSTGSLRLLRHYRGKELIGEIDLYDFLLHGVQNEEHLESGDTVLVPPTGPQVSVYGAVKRPALYELKGETTLAAMLDDAGGVTVTAELGHIVIDRVVANQQRETVSLDLPAGSSPDSARAAIVAFPVHDGDRIHVSRILPYSQRLVYVEGHVVRPGRMPYHDGMQLSEVLHSYQDMLPEPADRGEIIRLVPPDLHPETINFNVPETLIGNNNLTLQPFDTIRILGRYEADAPQVTVGGEVLRPGTYALSEGLTAAQLVRMAGGFKRDALLTDADLTSYQVVGGTKVVSDRASIRIGDAVDHNDRSADAPLKPGDVLTIHQLTGWNDIGSSITIEGEVSHPGVYGFQQGERLSSILRRAGGFRDTSYPAGAVLVRDDVRKLEEKSREELIRQIETSSTAARMRPTIASGDQSATLQLIQEEQTEVLSRLRSQPPTGRLVIHIDSDISSWENTPADIEVRSGDVLRIPKRPGFVLVSGQVYNASAITFSPGKTAAWYLRRAGGANQIANKGDIFVIRANGSVVGRGSGSWFDHDVLSTQLEPGDVVVVPQKIIGASVFWRNLLTVAQLSSSIAITASVAGLL, from the coding sequence ATGATCGTTCTTCGAACCTCAATTTCGTCCTGGCTATCGAGAGCTGCATGGCTCGCTCTGCCCATGGCGTTCGCCGTCTTTTTGCACTCGTTTGCGAATGCCCAACAGAGCTCAGCCGACAGCGCGTCCCCGGCATCCTCCTCTTCACCGCTATCTCCCCTGGCCGGTATGTCAGGGCAGAGTTCATCTGCCGACAGCACAGGCACCTCCGGTTCAGGGACGACCCTCTCTTCAGGGGCTAGTCAGTCGGCCGACCCAACGGCTGCAAGCGGGCTCTCAACCACCGAGAATCCGTCCACGAATACAAGCTTTGCAAATGGGGGGACAAGTCTTGCCAATGGCGCTCCGGCTCCACTGACTGCTGATCAGATCTTCGCCGTATTGCAGGAGGAACCAGACACAATCGTCGAGTTGAAGTCGCTCGTGTCAGACCTTGCCCAGCAGCAGGGTACTCCCATTCAGCCCGACTCTATCACCGATGAGATGCTTTACAGCAAGATCGCTTCTAGCCCCGAGCTTCGCGCGAACATAACCACATTTCTGCGCGCTCGCGGCTATGTAACTGACAATGACCTCCAAAGCTTTGCTGCCGGCAGTGATGGGAACGATGCATTTTCGTTCCAGGTTCCACAGACGCCGGATCAACAGTTCGCCGGCGGAAGCCTTCCACTGAACGTGCTGCCAGAGGCAATTTCAGGCGTACCCTCGCAAGCAAGCAGGGCCGGAACCACACAAAGCAACCTCGCCCGTCCGGTAACAAGTGCGCGCACGAATCCTCCCCGCGAGCCTCAAGTGCTACACCGGCCGACGCCTTATAACTTGCTGTCGTTGCGAGATCTCTATACCCAGTTGCCCGAGCAGAATGGTCAACTCAAACGCTTCGGCTCTGAAGTCTTTCTGCGTCGAAGCGGCTACTCCTCGAACCAGATTGCTCCAAACGCTCGCGAAACTCCCCTCGATGTGCCTGCTGGTCCTGCTTATGTGATAGGACCTGGCGACAGCTTGACGATCACTCTTTGGGGAGGCATCTCGCAGACGGTTACGCGGGTGATCGACCGCGAGGGAAAGCTCGCCCTTCCCGAAGCGGGAGTCGTGCAGGTCGCCGGCCTCTCTCTGGAGCATGCGCAAGCCGTGATTGCCGATACCTTGAAACGACAGTTTCGCGACGCTCAAGTGGCAGTCACGGTAGCTCGCCTGCGGAGCATTCGAATCTTCGTTGTCGGTGATGTGCAGCGTCCCGGAGCCTACGACATCAGCTCTCTCTCTACCCCCTTGAATGCGCTCTATGCCGCCGGGGGCCCGACGTCTACCGGCTCGCTGCGCCTGTTGCGCCACTATCGCGGCAAGGAGCTAATAGGCGAGATCGATCTTTACGACTTCCTGCTGCATGGCGTGCAAAACGAAGAGCATCTAGAGTCGGGCGACACGGTGCTGGTACCGCCGACAGGACCGCAAGTGTCAGTATACGGAGCCGTAAAGCGGCCCGCGCTCTACGAGCTCAAGGGTGAGACTACGCTGGCGGCGATGCTCGATGATGCGGGCGGCGTCACCGTGACCGCGGAACTCGGTCACATCGTGATTGACCGGGTTGTCGCCAACCAGCAACGAGAGACGGTGAGTCTGGACTTGCCCGCGGGAAGCAGCCCGGACAGTGCGCGTGCCGCCATTGTGGCATTTCCCGTGCATGACGGCGATCGCATTCATGTCTCCCGCATCCTGCCTTACAGCCAACGCCTGGTGTATGTCGAGGGCCACGTTGTGCGGCCAGGCCGCATGCCCTACCACGATGGCATGCAGCTAAGCGAGGTTCTGCATAGCTATCAGGACATGCTGCCGGAGCCTGCCGACCGTGGCGAGATCATTCGCCTGGTGCCGCCAGATCTCCATCCTGAGACGATCAACTTCAATGTGCCCGAGACGCTGATCGGCAACAACAATCTCACGCTTCAACCGTTCGACACGATTCGCATTCTGGGACGCTATGAGGCGGATGCTCCGCAGGTGACCGTCGGTGGTGAAGTGCTGAGGCCCGGCACTTACGCGCTCTCCGAAGGATTGACGGCGGCCCAGCTGGTACGCATGGCTGGCGGCTTTAAACGCGACGCCCTACTGACTGACGCCGACCTTACCAGTTATCAGGTTGTAGGGGGAACGAAAGTGGTGAGCGATCGCGCCTCGATTCGCATCGGCGACGCCGTGGATCACAATGATCGAAGTGCCGACGCGCCATTGAAGCCCGGTGATGTCCTCACCATCCACCAACTCACTGGGTGGAACGACATCGGTTCCTCTATCACCATCGAGGGTGAGGTCTCGCACCCCGGGGTTTATGGATTTCAACAGGGGGAACGGCTTAGCTCCATCTTGCGGCGCGCCGGAGGCTTCCGCGATACAAGCTACCCAGCAGGCGCCGTTCTTGTCCGCGATGACGTGCGCAAGCTGGAGGAGAAGAGTCGAGAAGAGCTCATTCGCCAGATTGAGACCAGCAGCACAGCAGCCCGGATGAGACCTACTATCGCCTCCGGAGACCAGTCAGCCACGTTGCAATTGATACAGGAAGAGCAGACCGAAGTACTCTCGCGCTTGCGCAGCCAACCACCCACCGGGCGGCTGGTCATCCACATCGACTCTGATATCAGCAGCTGGGAAAATACGCCCGCGGACATCGAAGTGCGTTCCGGAGACGTACTTCGCATTCCAAAACGTCCCGGGTTCGTACTGGTCAGCGGGCAGGTCTACAACGCATCAGCCATTACCTTCTCTCCGGGGAAGACGGCTGCGTGGTACCTGCGTCGGGCCGGGGGAGCGAACCAGATCGCCAACAAGGGAGACATCTTTGTCATCCGCGCGAATGGCTCGGTGGTCGGCCGCGGGTCGGGTTCGTGGTTCGACCACGACGTGCTCTCGACACAACTCGAACCAGGCGACGTTGTTGTTGTCCCGCAGAAGATCATTGGCGCATCGGTCTTCTGGCGAAACCTGCTGACCGTTGCCCAGCTCAGCTCCTCGATTGCCATCACCGCTTCCGTAGCAGGTCTTCTATGA
- a CDS encoding HEAT repeat domain-containing protein, which produces MKQFFAVLFIVLAATVSQAGTLLPGSVQLRCHRTANEDVPENTLESLEQAALLGCNVVEIDLRRTLGGEIVLNHDGILERLTDGVGETEKSYYEDLELRDAGSWMGERFAGMHIVLFEDALRMARRLDVRLVLDIKTKGIGLSVLEVVRHEGMLERVQFGGQWSDVKQIYPDAKDVGDGTVWVQPGITETEVRQYHLKGKSVVANFSANEHEMDLPAMKAAVVAGVDAINVDYPRLGADAVGRPVEHKLQELSEQADNCASDGRVKAILQLSRYRGLPLQNDFARWLSDGDDHVSRAAAVALVTARPRTPISAFTKALRSQDADARANAAWALGMLEAPASTLLPLLHDQDPAVLQAALMALSRAPGDAPAEALLPMLSHGDPAVRGAAAMALAKHQPEIAIRDIPPRLRVEMSSERVIYDDRIKRGKAPFTPSETDALTASFRCQMKMVQAISMLKGTDAMQVLEELAFRSDKDFAQVNATVAAFDMWDRIGGDPRPAVEALGSADNDVAERAEWMLVQGGPAVLPEVRKALANDSAQVRERAIQVLAWQGDPEALDALKTLSKNHPAQEHLALWAIAKIEMLHPKV; this is translated from the coding sequence ATGAAGCAGTTCTTCGCCGTGCTGTTTATCGTCCTCGCAGCAACTGTCAGCCAAGCCGGAACCCTTTTACCCGGGAGCGTACAGTTGCGGTGCCATCGAACCGCGAACGAAGATGTTCCGGAGAATACGCTCGAATCTCTGGAGCAGGCGGCGCTTCTAGGCTGCAACGTCGTCGAGATCGATCTGCGGCGCACCCTTGGCGGAGAAATCGTGCTCAACCACGACGGCATCTTGGAAAGGCTCACGGACGGAGTTGGCGAAACGGAAAAGAGCTACTACGAGGATCTTGAACTGCGCGATGCAGGTTCCTGGATGGGTGAAAGATTTGCTGGAATGCATATCGTGCTCTTTGAGGACGCGCTGCGAATGGCACGAAGACTCGACGTCCGGCTCGTCTTAGATATAAAGACGAAAGGCATTGGGTTGAGCGTCTTGGAGGTGGTGCGACATGAGGGCATGTTGGAGCGGGTCCAGTTCGGCGGCCAGTGGAGCGATGTCAAGCAGATCTATCCGGACGCTAAAGACGTCGGTGACGGCACGGTCTGGGTGCAGCCAGGGATAACTGAGACTGAGGTCAGGCAGTACCACTTAAAGGGGAAGAGCGTCGTAGCGAACTTCTCTGCTAACGAGCATGAGATGGATTTGCCTGCAATGAAGGCAGCGGTGGTGGCCGGGGTAGACGCGATCAATGTGGACTACCCCAGGCTGGGGGCGGATGCAGTCGGTAGACCAGTAGAACACAAGCTGCAGGAACTTTCCGAACAAGCCGACAATTGCGCTAGTGACGGGCGCGTCAAAGCCATCCTGCAGCTCTCTCGATATCGTGGACTTCCGCTGCAGAATGATTTTGCGCGATGGCTTTCGGATGGGGACGACCACGTCTCCCGAGCAGCAGCAGTAGCGCTCGTTACGGCCCGTCCGCGAACGCCGATCTCCGCGTTCACTAAAGCCTTGCGATCTCAAGATGCTGATGCCCGTGCCAATGCGGCATGGGCGCTTGGGATGTTAGAGGCCCCCGCAAGCACACTACTTCCGCTGCTGCACGACCAAGATCCAGCGGTCTTGCAAGCGGCGCTGATGGCGCTGTCACGTGCGCCCGGTGACGCTCCCGCTGAAGCGCTGCTGCCGATGTTGTCCCATGGCGACCCCGCGGTTCGTGGAGCGGCTGCCATGGCGTTAGCTAAGCATCAGCCAGAGATCGCGATCAGGGACATCCCGCCGCGGCTTCGCGTAGAGATGTCCTCAGAACGCGTGATCTATGATGACCGAATCAAACGAGGCAAGGCCCCATTCACACCGTCTGAAACTGACGCGCTCACGGCTTCTTTTCGTTGTCAGATGAAGATGGTGCAGGCGATATCCATGCTTAAGGGCACCGACGCCATGCAGGTTTTAGAGGAATTGGCCTTTCGCTCCGATAAGGACTTCGCCCAAGTAAACGCAACCGTGGCGGCATTCGACATGTGGGACCGCATCGGAGGGGATCCACGGCCGGCGGTTGAAGCTCTCGGCTCAGCTGACAATGATGTTGCTGAGCGGGCAGAGTGGATGTTGGTGCAAGGCGGCCCAGCGGTGCTGCCGGAGGTGCGGAAGGCGCTTGCCAACGACAGCGCACAGGTTCGGGAGCGGGCCATCCAGGTCTTGGCCTGGCAAGGAGATCCCGAGGCGCTCGACGCTCTGAAGACCCTTAGCAAAAATCACCCTGCACAAGAACATTTAGCCTTATGGGCAATCGCCAAGATAGAGATGTTGCACCCCAAGGTCTAA
- a CDS encoding response regulator transcription factor produces the protein MLQNERTNSDQEQNSGAKSNSDIVETTADVRSRILVIEDDVRMQKVLQRMFIEQGYSVTVCGDGTSALEAFRSLKASAIVLDLVLPNMLGRDLCKTIKAEQPEIPVIVVSAINEVADKVLLLELGADDYVTKPFSPRELMARVQAAIRRRQKTAPGATYSFGECEIDFAKMSARRGNQPVILTAHEFKLLKYFVEHAERVLSREELLNEVWGYNSYPTTRTVDNQILKLRQKLEPEASEPRHLLTVYGAGYKFIP, from the coding sequence ATGCTGCAAAATGAGAGAACTAACAGCGACCAGGAGCAAAATAGTGGAGCTAAGAGCAACTCGGATATCGTCGAGACGACAGCGGACGTGCGCAGCAGAATTCTTGTCATCGAAGACGACGTGCGCATGCAAAAGGTGCTCCAACGAATGTTTATTGAGCAAGGATATTCAGTAACCGTATGTGGTGACGGGACGTCCGCGCTTGAGGCTTTCCGTTCACTCAAAGCATCTGCGATCGTACTGGATCTGGTTCTTCCGAACATGCTTGGACGCGATCTCTGCAAGACGATCAAAGCGGAACAGCCAGAAATACCGGTCATTGTCGTCAGTGCCATCAATGAGGTTGCGGATAAGGTTCTGCTTCTCGAGTTGGGCGCCGACGATTACGTGACCAAGCCATTTAGTCCGCGCGAGCTGATGGCCCGAGTGCAGGCGGCGATCCGCAGGCGCCAGAAAACGGCGCCCGGAGCCACCTATAGCTTTGGGGAATGCGAGATCGACTTCGCTAAGATGAGTGCGCGGCGCGGAAATCAGCCCGTGATATTGACGGCCCACGAGTTCAAGCTGCTGAAGTATTTCGTAGAACATGCTGAGCGGGTGCTTAGCCGGGAAGAATTGTTGAACGAGGTGTGGGGCTACAACTCGTATCCCACCACCCGCACTGTGGATAATCAGATCCTGAAGCTCAGGCAGAAGCTGGAACCAGAAGCATCAGAACCCCGGCACCTGCTTACAGTCTATGGCGCCGGATACAAGTTCATCCCTTAG
- a CDS encoding nucleotidyltransferase family protein has translation MPIVQPNLAHHSVDGTVSMREAVLLSFCDPLPETCSRLWQLSRKDWQQLLTWLDTSGLALYFLERVTQLELCELFQPEILLRLRRNLAENTEKTEDLIAESAAIHRSFQNAELSYATLKGFSLWPSSVPKPELRSQLDLDFLISEKSAPAARRILEERGYRLRAVSGRSWEFKTDGVRHTSVQDIYKVVPNRSVELHLESEEAGGRSLLCRTEKLHFRGVCMPVLPRADLFLGQGLHLFKHVCSEFFRTAHLIEFRRHVIARRYDHAFWNELRSLAEQNRLAPIALGVITLLITRVMGEFAPEALTSWTVDRLPAAARLWVDLYGRHSVLASFPGSKLYLFLHRELQLFGAPAQRSLRRVLLPLRLPPAITHGTADEHLQARLRRYRAELHYLTFRMRFHTVEGLRYLRESIRWQQHLNGLAS, from the coding sequence ATGCCTATAGTTCAACCCAATTTGGCGCATCACTCGGTCGACGGAACAGTGTCGATGCGAGAGGCCGTTCTACTGAGCTTCTGCGATCCGTTGCCGGAGACATGCTCGCGGCTATGGCAGCTGTCCCGGAAAGATTGGCAGCAACTGCTTACGTGGCTTGATACCAGCGGACTGGCCCTCTATTTCCTCGAACGGGTTACACAGCTGGAACTCTGCGAGCTCTTCCAGCCGGAGATACTCTTGCGCTTGCGTAGGAATCTGGCCGAAAACACGGAGAAGACTGAAGATTTGATTGCGGAATCCGCAGCGATCCATCGCAGCTTTCAGAATGCAGAGCTCTCTTATGCCACGCTGAAGGGATTTTCTTTATGGCCCAGTTCAGTGCCAAAACCGGAGTTGAGGTCCCAACTGGACCTCGACTTCCTTATCTCAGAGAAGAGTGCGCCTGCTGCGCGACGGATCTTGGAAGAGCGCGGCTACCGTTTGCGCGCAGTTTCCGGCAGGAGTTGGGAATTCAAGACTGACGGTGTTCGCCATACCTCCGTTCAGGACATCTACAAGGTTGTTCCCAATCGTTCCGTTGAATTGCATTTAGAAAGCGAGGAGGCGGGCGGGCGTTCCCTCCTGTGCCGCACCGAGAAACTTCATTTTCGGGGAGTTTGTATGCCAGTGCTCCCCCGTGCCGATCTCTTCCTCGGACAGGGTTTACACCTTTTCAAGCATGTTTGCAGTGAGTTTTTCCGCACGGCGCACTTGATCGAGTTTCGTCGTCATGTGATCGCTCGCCGTTACGACCATGCTTTCTGGAACGAGCTGCGATCGCTCGCTGAGCAGAATCGCCTCGCGCCGATTGCCTTGGGTGTGATCACGCTGTTAATCACGCGGGTGATGGGCGAGTTCGCTCCGGAGGCTCTTACCAGTTGGACAGTGGATCGCTTGCCGGCCGCAGCCCGACTCTGGGTGGATTTATACGGGCGGCATTCCGTCCTTGCCAGCTTTCCGGGTAGTAAGCTTTATCTCTTTTTACACCGGGAGCTTCAGCTATTCGGCGCGCCGGCTCAACGTTCTCTGCGGCGTGTTCTTTTGCCACTCCGCCTGCCGCCGGCGATCACTCATGGAACTGCAGATGAACACTTGCAGGCTCGTCTTCGACGTTATCGCGCAGAACTTCATTATTTAACTTTCCGGATGCGTTTCCACACTGTTGAAGGGCTTCGCTATCTACGCGAGTCAATCCGTTGGCAACAGCACCTGAACGGACTGGCGTCATGA